TTTCTGGTGGGACTCGGGGGGCTGCTTTCTGTAGATCCAGGTGCCAAAGGAAGGGACCTGAGCCGTGTCCCCTGCCCCGGCACTAAATCCCCGTCTCTCCGGCTGTGTCTCCCCAGGAGTACAACATGTATGGCTGGTGGGTCGGAGAGCTCAACAACGTGGTCGGGATCGTCCCAAAGGATTACCTGGTGGCTGCCTACGACCTGGAAGAGTGATGAGGACCGCGGCACCCCAGGTGAGAGGTGGCACCCTGGGGTGCACCTACTGGGGATGGGGCatggaggtgggtgctggggaggcgGCTCCGTTCCTAGGGTGCCCCAGCATCTCCAGGGTGCCGAGCCTTGAGGACTGTCTTTGGCTCCATCTCCTGGTCTCCGTTTTACGTGGGAGCAGGCAAGACCGGGAACCACAGCTGCAGTTGAGGGACAATGCGACCATACCCAGTGTCTCTCCCTGGATTTCAAGTTCTTCAAGTTCCATGGGAGAAACATGGTAAAACCACGGCAGCCACCTCCATCGGACCTGGGGAGCTGCGTGTCACCGGCTGTAACACCAACGCCGACACCAAGCGCTGCGTATGCAGTGTGTTTCTCCCAAACAAAAGCCATTACGGAGGCGTTTcgcagatggggaaactgaggcacaggtcAGGGCTGGGAAAGTGGAGGGGGTCTGCAGCTGAGCTAGAAGCAGAGAGTCCTGACACCTGCCTAGGGCAGGGAGACCTCCACGTTCACCCAGAGATCTCCCACCCTCGTTATCCCCTCTGCACCTGCGAGTCAACGACATGCGAGGCCACGGCAGTCCCAGCCTGCATCTCGGTGTCCCCTTCCCCGCCATCACCCgtgtctctctccctccccaaatccaGGTGCTTCTCTCTCCCTGACCATGCTAAGATACCGGTGACACCGTCCCCACCACCAGCCTCCCCTTGCTACAGGCACCCGTTGCATGAAGAGACCCACGTCCCATCACCCAGACACGCACGGTGCCCCAGAGCCCTGCTCTGCCCCGCGGTACCCGCTGCGATGCCGTCGGGCCATGGCAGGCTGGCAACCCACAATAAAGCAGTTTTCCTCTCCATGCTTTGCTGCTCCAGATTTCTTTGCGGGTCTGGAGCCAGAGCTGGGTGCGGGCAGTAGCCCCTCGCCTCCATCCCCAGCTCTGAGCATCCCCAGAGCCCTCCGGTCCAGGCCCATCCCAGCCCAAGACTGAGAATTAACCCAgcacatcttcctcctcctcctcctcctcccgcatTTGGCTGAAGGGCCACTAGATGGTGGTAAGTACCTGCTGACTGCAGCCTTCCCGGAGAGGGTGCCCAAACCCCCTGGGCTGCGCCAGAGAAGCCTCCCCAGTACCCACCAGCACTCGGCCAGCAGCACCTGGGGTGCGCTGGTGCCGAAACAGGAGCATCGCCCATGGGGTGAGCCCAGGTATCAGCCAAACGGCTGTTCCGAAGCACAGCTGTGCAGATGTTTGGAAGTCAGGTGGGACCAGGGGGACCCCCATGGAACcccgggggctgcagggatgcagcCAAACCCATCCTGGTGCCTCACCAGGCTCCCACACATGGCCTTGCTTGTGCCCACAGAGGCACCTCCCTGCCGGGCATGTCTTTGGCATAGAGGATGGGTTTGGGTTGCCCAGAGCTCAGCTTGGCAGGGCACGAGGTCAGCTCAAATCCCTCCAGCGTTCCTAAGCTGCTCTTCCAGCCCTAGCTCTCCGCAGCGTGGGTGACCCTGAGCAGCCATGGGAGCCCGTGCTGGGGCACCCGGAGAGAGAAACGGTCCCTCCGCTCTGCCCCTCAGCACGATGCTCAGCCCGTCCCTGTCTCCATTTCCCCATCCATGAGCATCTTGCAAGGAACAGATGATTTGGGGGGCAGCTGCAGCAGTATCCATCTCTCCAGCATCATTCCCAGGAGTCTTTTGGGATCCCGGCAGGGAGGAAGTGATGCTTTCACCCAGGTGGATGCTCTGGTGCAAAAATGACCAGGGCTTGGGACTGACTGGATGCATCTGCCCCAGCCCAATGTATAGGAAACAGCCTGGCCATTTGCACCCTGTTACCACTCCCACTGCTCAAGCATCGGGAGGCCCGATCCTGCCCCAGATCCACCAACTCACCCAGGAGTCCAGAGCTGAGACCTTCACGCTCTGCTTGAGAAGGGGCTGGGGAGATGGGATAGGAGAAGGAGATGGGAGCAGGATCCTTTGGCCAACCATGGGCTGCTCCAGCCCTAGGTAAGAGCAGGAGCACCCCCCCCAGCACGGTGCGTTGCATCGGGGTGGCGGGGGGGAGACAGGGAGAGCACCACGGTTTGTTTGCATAGACTTGAGAGACAGCTTTCCTGGGGGGGGGTATTGTGGATGTGCTGTCTGGAGAGCCTGGCCCGCTTCCAAGCAGCAAGGCTGTTTTTCTGGCAGGCGGTGGAGAGGAGAGAGATGTGCCAGGCTGCGAGGGCACGGGGAGGGGGCCGAGCTGTCCTCGTCTGCTCTGGGTGGGGAAGGTTACCTTGAGCGGCTCTGCGTGCCCACCGTGTCCCTGACCCCATGCAGGTGACGAGGTTACGGCTCTATGCCCAGAGCTGACTCACCGGCTGCCGAAATCCCCGGTACAGTAGCTGCCTGCAGACATCAGGCCACGGAGGGGTTGAGCCCACTCCATGCGTGGCAGAGGGGACTGTCACCCCCCCTGCCAGGGCCATTGCCCCCAGCCTCTGCAGCAAAGCAGCCCTAGGGGGGCACCAATGCTCAGCTCCCTatgagcaggagcagggctgcttcccccccccgccacccatGGCCAGGTCTGCCTCTGAGTCACTGTTTTCCCGACAGCTTTGCAAAGCTGATCAACAccactaaaaataatttctgcctgGCTCTGAAACgcggccagcagcagggctgcagccccgAGGGGGAACAATGGGCACCACGGAGCCCTGCgaggaggcaggagaggggatgGAGCATTTATTCCAGCAGCTCCACGGCCTGCCCTTTCCAAATGCACCTTTCAGAGGGAAGCCCTGGGACCGGCTGGCTCCTGGCAAGGTGTCAAGCCAAGGATGCAGCAGTGCCAGGCCAAGCTCATGGTGCAAACTGTGCCGGGGGACCGTGGGGAGCCCGGGGCAGGATATGGCCCCAGCCGAGTGCGCGTTGCCTGCATGAGGCTGCGCCCAGGCAAAGGCCAAGCGTGGGCGAGGGCACGCGTGGGCACAGGAGCGGGTCCGTGGGCACAGCTGGCCTCACAGCTGCGCCATTTGGAGCCGCACACTCATGAATATGCATGAATATGCATGAGGGGGGGCAGCCAATGGCAGCAGCGCTCTGGCGCACCAGCAGCTGCCAGCCTTCACAATGAACTTCTCCTGACATTTCGGATGTGCCTCGACGGGTTTCcaaccctcctccctccccctccccagtgtGTCTTAGCCCCCAAGCGGGGCCGAGACCCCCTCCGCAGCCAGGCCTGGCACCACAAAACCCGCTTCAGGGCCAAGGTGGGACCCCTCAGCCCTGCCTGTCCTGTGCCAGCACCCTGGGGCTCACCCCAGCATCCCATGCTGGCCCCAGGGACCTCTCTGCTGCGCAGGGCAGAGTCAGCCCCGATGGtttcagcagctccagccccgtGGTGAGAGGTGCAATAACCCCCTTTTTTCCCTAAAGCCATCTATCTGCAATTAGCTCGGCCTCAGCTCAGCTCCCTCCACCCACGCAGTGAGGACAGACATTGCCAGCAACCAGTAAGTCTCttctacttcatttttatttcaagtcagaGCACGTCGGCTCTGCCTTCACCAGTGCTGAAGGGTGGGAGGAAAAGGTGCAGGAGAGCACAGGGAGAGGCATCAAGAGTAGCCAGAGCCCAAGCACTGCCGGACACCGACTCCAAGGCAGCTACATGCTCCTTTTTTCTGAGCAAACTAGATCCTGGCTGCAAGACCCCCATTGCCCCCTGTGCACGGCAATCGGTGCATGAGGAAGGAGCCCATCTCAAAGGGGCACCCCTCAAAAGGGCAGAGGAGacaaactgcccccccccccccccacctccccaccaaCTCATTCCCCTGCCCCATGCACCCGGGGGAAGCTCATCTCTGTCCCAGCTGCAGGCAACCTGCGGAGCAAGTTGTGCCAGAAGGCCCCAGGTGTGGATACGGTATCTGCACCCCACATGTGAGCTCTGGCTCCACACAGCTGAGACCACCCTCCCCAGGAGCTGCACAGCACGGCCGTTATCAAGGAAATGCagcctcccctgcctgcagcacggAGGGGAACACGAGACAAAACTGAAGAGACTCGCTGAGCAGTggccagcccctgctcccagcctgcgGCTCCACCAAGGAAAGCCTTCCTCCATCATGCTGGTCCTGAGCCAGCGTATCCCACCCCACCCGGGGCCAGGGACATGCCAAAACCACAGAGCCTTGCTGGCACTGCCACCTAACTAAGCCCTGCTACTGCTCCAGTCAGAGAGCAAAGGCCATGGGAACAACAAACACAGGTTTCACTAACCACTAGATCTCTTCTCCAAAGAGAAGAGCAATACAAACACACTGCCTAGGACATCAAAGACAGCTGAGAGTCAGCAGGGAGAGACCACATGAGCCCTGGACACCGCAGAGCCCGGGACAAGGCCATGTTCCCAGTACAGCCCCAGTCCCACCAGCCTGGACATCCCTCCAGCTCAGCAGTGGTCCCTCTTCCAGCAAGGGCTGCAGGTCCCAGGGAAGGCAGGCGAGGTCGCTAGAGCCGTTTACTGCATCTCACGCCGTCCACCCAAGGGCTCAGCTGGTTCATCAGGACTGTCCGAGTGGGTATCGTCCATGCCGAAGTCGCTCCAGTACGGGAAGGTCTCTAGGCAGCTTGGACCCTGCGGGCTTCCCAGGCCGGCACAGCTGGAAAGAGAGAACAGGTCAGAGCAGAGAAGGGATCTGGGGAAGATGCAGGGCCCGAGGTGCCCACGTGTCTCCAAGTCAACCGCTGCCTCCCTGACGCAACCACTTCTGCACAGCAGAGGCTGCTTCCCCTCTGCACAGCCCCACCACAGCCCTCAGCTTCCAGCCAGCTCAGCCGCAGAAGCAGCCGCTCACCATCGCATGCAAGCCCagagcaggaaaggagaggagactgTCACCGGCGAGAGGCAGATGGGGCTGGCAGCTGAGATGCAGGAAGCCACGCTGCCTGGGTACCTACCCATTAGCCTGGGCTGCTGCGCTCCCTCAAACCCCTTCCTTAAACCAGAAGGGCTCTATTTAAAAACAGGTCTCTCGGTGGAGTCCAGACACCTCTTTCTTCCTGCTATTTGAAAACCAAGATGAAGAAACATGGGCACTGGGTGGTGCAGAAAGCCAGACACAGCCTCCTGCTTAGCAGGTAAATACCTCATTTGAGGGGCAGGGGGACCCCACGCATCTCTGCCAGACACACCAGGCTGCCAGCAAGTACAGCCAGGGACCCTGTGCCTGCCACAGGACTCAAACACACAGGTGTGTGTTTGTCTGGGCTTGTTCAGCTTCttgcagggagctgcagcagtgGTAGATTGAGGatgccctcctctcccaccaggTCAGCTGCCTCCCCAGGTACAGAAAACCTCCAAATGGCTGCAGGAGGGGCAGCCACCCCACAGGGAGATGCCCGATTAATTCCCCAGCTCGCAGCAAGAACTCTGAAGCTCTGATGGGCACGAGGAATTGCAGAACTCACTCACGCTGCAAGGACGAAGGCAAGATGCACAGAAAGCCTGAGCTTTGAAAGCTTCCAAAGGCTCCTCACTCCCCAGAGATTAAGGGAGGAAAGCAGCTGAAGACCTCTGTAAATCTCAGCTTAAGTTGTTCTGAGAGACTCGAGCTCTTTTCAGCTAAGTCTTGGCCAGGACAggtcaccccccccccgggcgTGGAGGGCAGTACAGGAGACTCCTGGTGACAGCCCAAGATGTCCAGCTCCTATTGCCTGACCCCCAGGAATCCTGCCCATTCGGTGTGCAGGACTGGGGAACACGTGCTCAACTTCATTCCCTCAAATGACTGTAGTAAGGATGGGACAGGGAAATTCAAAAACATTCAGGGGTCTCTAGAAAGCCTGGCAGCTCCTCGTATTTCACAGCAGAGGCTGTTCCCTACTGGTGAAAGTCCCTTGCACAAGCACCAACCATTTCAAATCGGGCTGTAGTCAGACACACAAGCTGCAAGCACTGACAAGGGGAGGTGCAGACAGCAAGTCACCAGCTGCCTCCCAGCACTGCCAGTAGCCAGGCCTGCTccagccagcacagagcagctccaggcacagcaggggagctgggggctgccccgCTGGTGGCACCCCTGGGCccatccttccctgcctgcattACCTGCTGTGCAGGTCCCCTCCTGGCAGCAGCGTGGGGCGGCTCTCTTCCTCCTGCACCCAGCCGCAGTTGGACATGGCATAGTGCAGGATGGCTTCTGTCACTGTCTGCGAGCCCTGGCCTTGCACGCACGCCTCTATCTCGGGTACTGAGAGCTGACTCTGCAGGAAAAGGTGCAGCCGGCTGTCGGAGAGGAGGACCACGTTCTGCACAACCCTGTGCACAAAGGGAGGAGGCTGAGTGAGACAGGCGGCCAGGAGCACAGAGGACACTGagccctgccccacagcaccAGGGTGACCGTCAGCAGCTCTACTGCCACCTCACAGCCAGCATCTTCTAAGCAAGACTGGAGCAGTGTGTCCTCTCCCTCCATCCAGCCCTCAAATGTTCTACTCACTTCTCCAGGAACTGCTGCAGCCCCTGTCTCCGCTTCTCGATGAACTCATCTGTGCTGCCCACGAAGAAGGTGGATTTCCCGGGCAGCTCTGGGACAGGCCTGCAGGCACAGAGCAGAGAGGCGGCAGTTCAGGGTTGGATCACCCCAGCAACAGAGCAAGGAGGCATGGGGACACcgtggcagcagcagccaggacccTGCTTTGTGCAGGGCTGGATCCTAGGAGCTCAGGTATCCCACGTTTGTGTCTAGGGTTTCTATCCACATCTGTTTGGAGTTCATGTCCGTCCCCCAGGGCAATGGGAAACAGTGCCTGGCTGCAGGAGCGGTAAGGGAGGGAGAACAAGGCATGCTTACACCAAGCCAGCATTCTTCTGGAGCTGCCTCCTCAGCCACACAAATTCACGGTAGCGGCGCCGCACACATGAGGTCTTGGCAGTAAAGGCCTTGCTGTTggtctgcaaaaaaaacccaccatggaAATAATCCACACGATTGAGGGacagcaaggcagaggaggacagGATCTCACCTGCACAGACCCCTGAGCTCTGTGACTAAGGGATCCCTCAAAGTTTTGAGGAGTGTTGGGGGAGCTAAAGTGCCTAGAAAACCTGAGCAAGCTCCAGGGGAGAAGTTGTGTCTCAAACCCACATGAAGACAGCATAGAAGGAGGGATGGGCTGCTGAGGGTTCCCCCCTTCATGGCTCCTTCCATCCCCACTCAGCACAGCCACACATGGCCGGACAACTCCACTCATGAGCCTCACGTACAGCACGACTGAGCTCTGCAGCtcacccctctcccccagccacaACTCACATGGAGGAAGATTTTATAATCCACATGGGAGTTCCAGGAGCCTTCGTTCTGCACTCGGGGGTCCTGAACACGCACCGTGGTCAGCTCCTACAGCACAAACACTGCCTGAGTGCCAGCGTCACCCCCTTCGCAGGGCTCAGAGGAGCTGCCGGGGACAGGTGCCAATGACCACACCGACTTGTCCGGCCATCCTGCCCCAGGGGCAGCGC
This genomic window from Accipiter gentilis chromosome 5, bAccGen1.1, whole genome shotgun sequence contains:
- the SNX11 gene encoding sorting nexin-11, with amino-acid sequence MLENREEELTTVRVQDPRVQNEGSWNSHVDYKIFLHTNSKAFTAKTSCVRRRYREFVWLRRQLQKNAGLVPVPELPGKSTFFVGSTDEFIEKRRQGLQQFLEKVVQNVVLLSDSRLHLFLQSQLSVPEIEACVQGQGSQTVTEAILHYAMSNCGWVQEEESRPTLLPGGDLHSSCAGLGSPQGPSCLETFPYWSDFGMDDTHSDSPDEPAEPLGGRREMQ